The proteins below come from a single Vanessa tameamea isolate UH-Manoa-2023 chromosome 15, ilVanTame1 primary haplotype, whole genome shotgun sequence genomic window:
- the LOC113399703 gene encoding open rectifier potassium channel protein 1, whose protein sequence is MMSKKQLACMLALHIVYLLVGASIFYHIESPLELAQRAEEKLERLEIQNLLYENYIPNDPDKQDSILRKLSEYCGKSMFNYTTEDAEPPFKWDFYHSFFFSYTVVSTIGYGNLAPTTHLSRILMIFYGLFGIPINGILLANLGEYFGMQLISVYRKYKRKNEKRADKLDFFFHNLGMLGQIFLYLVPGFLFFIFLPACIFVVFEGWDYVAGIYYAFVTLTTIGFGDIVAGTVNNGFKSGYYLAYHIFLIIWITFGLGYIAMLLGFITSGMRSERVHRLEQKFAYQLKSTQSKILQGFTRDIAVIRKIINEANLLKVKPVYVETVPHLYRSASCPILTFDIVPRDPVVKRKRANSENIQLTAKDMLRIQSDTDLLGIDKEKTFTASAIVKPVELLARVVNVLGGFEAQRQGRGINIFDDEQILASEQPPLFTIGKEYLSSAPMRTRALSVAVPNYRKESVSRLDHDFTWTNGDTAEKYRKEANIRSGKLSLPATVTTNEENQPRSLFARLFRKTSSSESPAEYIKNTMKGRVSSAQGSSENVKEKSRRGSIFPTFGIGEEEKSDLDSYKEKTTRGRYSIFPTFDFSDDEDRAAAMAAQQKPKRHSIFPTFDFSEDEDVIAARAYREKTKSGRHSIFPTFDFSDPDDDANRYKERTRRGRHSIFPTFDFSDPTSNDDDTVDEDEVQKYQHRTRRGRLSLLPTFGKTKMSDDDTMPESSDELVNYKEKIRHGRRSLFPSFGKSRKISTPEHCTSDLENSIKQYQKQTKMGRSSLFAGDIKSYRQATEGGRGSLFSNDLDNYRNRTSGGRPSLFDPDLNISNLPESEQVEVLENTSVADLLRALAVIDTVAAQNSEEQSIGESSSRRRGSLRPDLNLPPVPSRGDFEESTGPRRRRISVRAAAPQFTPTLATVVAGAELQITAAAQRENRMTMLMQPPPPYSESASEVPPPRTRRYSPAPVDSNRSGTAPVPRLFSRIRKESNSNMEENSRRNSLTDIVIDSNKNKS, encoded by the exons atCTTCTCTATGAAAATTACATTCCGAATGATCCTGATAAACAAGACAGCATACTACGAAAGTTATCCGAGTACTGCGGGAAGTCCATGTTCAACTATACAACTGAAGATGCTGAACCTCCATTCAAATGGGACTTCTACCATTCCTTCTTCTTCTCTTACACCGTCGTTAGTACTATAG GTTACGGCAACTTAGCACCAACTACACACCTTTCAAGAATTCTGATGATATTTTATGGTTTGTTCGGGATCCCTATCAATGGTATCCTATTAGCAAACCTTGGTGAATATTTTGGAATGCAG ctCATTTCAGTTTatcgaaaatataaaagaaaaaatgagaAACGGGCGGACAAGTTAGACTTCTTCTTCCACAACCTCGGTATGCTTGGACAGATCTTCCTCTACCTCGTTCCGGGATTTCTCTTCTTTATTTTCTTGCCGGCGTGTATTTTTGTCGTCTTCGAAGGCTGGGATTACGTCGCTGGGATTTATTACGCCTTTGTAACCTTAACTACTATTGGATTTGGTGATATAGTTGcag GAACTGTCAACAATGGTTTCAAGTCCGGCTATTACTTGGCATACCACATATTTCTCATCATCTGGATTACATTTGGCCTTGGGTATATTGCAATGCTTCTTGGTTTTATCACGAGCGGGATGAGAAGTGAACGAGTACACAGATTAGAACAAAAATTCGCATATCAATTGAAGTCTACACAAAGCAAAATCTTACAAGGATTTACAAGAGATATAGCCGTTATCAGGAAAATAATTAACGAGGCTAATTTACTAAAAGTAAAG CCCGTATACGTCGAAACTGTTCCACATTTATATAGAAGTGCAAGTTGCCCTATTCTAACATTTGATATTGTACCGAGAGACCCTGTTGTTAAAAGAAAACGTGCTAATTCTGAAAATATTCAACTAACTGCCAAAGATATGCTTCGTATTCAGTCAGATACTGATCTTCTTGGTATTgacaaagaaaaaacatttacgGCATCGGCTATTGTTAAGCCTGTTGAATTACTTGCCAGGGTAGTAAATGTTTTAGGCGGATTTGAGGCCCAACGTCAAGGCAGAGGAATCAATATATTTGATGACGAACAAATTTTAGCAAGTGAACAACCACCACTTTTTACTATTGGTAAAGAATATTTATCCAGCGCTCCCATGAGAACCAGGGCTTTAAGTGTAGCGGTACCAAACTATAGAAAAGAATCAGTGTCAAGGTTAGACCATGATTTCACATGGACTAATGGTGATACAGCtgaaaaatatagaaaagaaGCTAATATACGAAGTGGAAAGCTATCATTACCTGCTACTGTAACAACTAACGAAGAAAATCAGCCAAGAAGTTTATTCGCACGATTATTCAGGAAAACAAGTTCAAGTGAAAGTCCTgccgaatatattaaaaataccatgAAAGGTAGAGTCAGCAGTGCTCAAGGCTCTTCAGAAAATGTGAAAGAGAAGTCACGGCGAGGAAGCATTTTTCCTACTTTCGGCATCGGAGAAGAAGAAAAGAGTGATTTAGattcatataaagaaaaaacaacacGTGGGCGTTACAGCATTTTCCCCACTTTCGATTTCTCAGATGATGAAGATAGAGCTGCTGCAATGGCAGCTCAACAAAAACCAAAACGACACAGTATATTCCCAACTTTTGATTTTAGTGAAGACGAAGACGTGATTGCTGCTAGAGCATACAGAGAAAAGACAAAATCTGGTAGACATAGCATATTTCCTACATTTGATTTTAGTGATCCTGACGATGACGCAAATCGTTATAAAGAACGTACAAGAAGAGGTAGGCATAGTATTTTTCCTACATTTGACTTTAGCGATCCAACTAGTAATGACGACGATACTGTAGACGAGGATGAGGTACAAAAATACCAACATCGTACTCGAAGAGGTCGGCTTAGCTTACTTCCTACATTTGGCAAAACTAAGATGAGTGATGACGACACGATGCCGGAAAGTTCGGATGAATTAGTTAACTACAAGGAAAAAATACGTCACGGTCGCAGAAGTCTGTTTCCTTCATTTGGTAAGAGCAGAAAAATTAGCACGCCAGAACACTGTACTAGTGACCTTGAAAATAGCATCAAACAATACCAAAAGCAAACGAAAATGGGTCGAAGTAGTTTATTTGCAGGTGACATTAAAAGTTATAGACAAGCTACTGAGGGTGGTCGTGGTAGTCTATTCTCTAATGATTTAGATAATTACAGAAATAGAACTAGTGGTGGTCGGCCTAGTTTATTCGACCCTGATCTTAACATATCAAATCTTCCCGAATCAGAACAAGTAGAAGTATTGGAGAACACAAGTGTTGCAGATTTACTTCGTGCATTGGCGGTTATAGATACAGTTGCTGCTCAAAATTCAGAAGAACAAAGTATCGGTGAAAGTAGTTCAAGGAGACGTGGATCGCTTAGGCCTGATTTAAATCTACCCCCAGTACCTAGCAGAGGAGATTTTGAAGAATCCACTGGCCCTAGAAGAAGAAGAATTTCAGTTCGAGCCGCGGCTCCTCAATTTACGCCAACTTTAGCTACAGTCGTAGCTGGGGCTGAATTGCAAATAACGGCAGCAGCACAGAGAGAAAATCGAATGACAATGTTGATGCAACCACCTCCTCCGTACTCGGAAAGTGCAAGCGAAGTTCCACCACCAAGAACTAGAAGATATTCGCCGGCACCTGTGGACTCGAACAGATCTGGCACGGCTCCAGTGCCTAGACTTTTTTCGCGAATTAGAAAAGAAAGTAATTCAAATATGGAAGAAAATTCAAGGCGAAATAGCTTAACAGATATTGTTattgatagtaataaaaataaatcgtaa